Genomic segment of Deltaproteobacteria bacterium:
TTCCTCCCCTCATGCAATTTTCGTTGCCTTTACTGCCATAACCACGAGCTGGTCTTTCTGCCGGAGAAATATCCGGATTTTCCCTTAGAGGAGATTGTTAAGAATTTACGAAAACGCAAAGGCTGGATCGATGGCATCTGCCTAACCGGCGGGGAACCGACCCTCCATCCCTGGCTCCTTCCCCTGATTCGTTATCTGAAGTCCGCGGCAGGCCTGACTCCGCCCGGCGTTTCCCTGGGGATCAAGCTGGACACTAACGGAACGCGCCCCGAGGTCCTGCAAGGTCTGATGGGGGAAGGGCTCCTGGATTATGTGGCCATGGACCTCAAGGGCCCTTTGGAGGCGCATCGCTATGCCAGTATCGCCGGCGTGCCCCTGGGGGAAGAAGGATTAGCCCGAATTCAAGCGAGCATCCAGATCCTTCTTCAAGGCCCAGGGGACTACGAATTTCGTACCACTCTGGTTCCTACGTTCATTGGAGAAGAAGAAGTCTACACCTTAGCCCGGAGGGTTCGAGGAGCAAAGCGCTACACTTTGCAAAATTTCGATCCCCGGGATCCGCTGGATGAAAGCTTGAAGAACGTAGCGCCTTTCGACGAACAGACCCTGCGGCAGATGCAGGAAAGAGTGAATGAGATTATTAAAGAAAAAGTTGCGAGTTCCGAGTTTCAGGTTTCGAGTTGAAAAACAAAAGCTAAAAAAAATTACGAGTTGCGGGGTGCGCGTCGCGGGTTGAAAGGAAAAATTCGATAAGGCCCGGGCGCTTAGCGCTATGCGCAGAGCGTAAGGTTGGAGGAAGTTATGAAGGATGAAATCATGCAAACTTTCCGGGAAAGCGCGGATCTAAAAGTAAGGTTTATTCGGCAGAATGCCGAAGTTTTGGGACAAGCCGTCGGGATGGTCGTAGAAGCCTTCAAGGCCGGCAATAAGGTTCTCCTTTTCGGGAACGGCGGCAGCGCAGCCGACGCCCAACACATTGCCGCCGAGTTCGTCAACCGCTATCAGATCGAACGACCACCTCTGCCCGCTATTGCGCTGACGACAGATACCTCGATTTTAACCAGCATCAGCAACGATTATGGATATATCGATTCTTTCTCCAAGCAAGTGAAAGCTTTAGGGAGAGAAGGAGACGTGGCCATCGGCATCTCCACCAGCGGGACAGCCGCGAACGTTATTAAAGCCATCAAGGCAGCTAAAGAAATGGGGCTGAAAACAATTTCCCTGACAGGGGGGGACGGGGGGGATTTAGCGAAATTAACGGACATTGCCCTGGTGGTAGATTCGCCGATTACTCCGCGAATTCAAGAGGTGCATATCACCATCGGCCATGTTCTCTGCGAGATGGTGGACCGGATGTTATTCCAAAAGCCCACGTAACCCAAAATCGCTTAGCGCTTAGCACTATGCGCATAGCGTTTTTTTAATAGAGGTATCCCCTGAAAGAAGCAATCAAACCCCTATCCCTCGAGGGCATAAAAACTTTTTCCCTTAAGGGAAGAAAAAGCTTGGTGAGTTGGAAAAATTTTGCCTGCCCCGTCCGCGCCCCGGCTTCCTTCAAAAAATTTTTGGGTTCCCTTCCGAATATTCTTGCCGCCAAAGATTTTAAAGAAATCGTCGAGAGAATCCAAAAAGCCCACCAGAAGGGAAAGCCTGTGGTTCTGGGAATGGGCGCGCACCCGATTAAAGTGGGGCTGAACCCATTGATTGTGCACTTGATGGAAAAGGGGGTTATCCAGGCCTTAGCCATGAATGGGGCCGGAATTATCCATGACTTTGAGGTTGCCTTCGGGGGAAAAACCTCGGAGGATGTGGCAACCGGAATCGGCCAGGGTACTTTTGGCATGGCCAGGGAAACGGGCCAGATGATCAATGAAGCCATCAACGAAGGCTGGCCCAAAGGGTGGGGGATCGGTCGTTCCGTGGGAGAAATGATCCGGGAGCGCAAATTTCCCTATCGAGGAAAAAGTATCACTGCTGTGGGAGTCAAAATGGGGATTCCTGTGACCGTCCATGTTGCCATGGGAACAGACA
This window contains:
- a CDS encoding anaerobic ribonucleoside-triphosphate reductase activating protein; this encodes MDYPIKGFIETSFSDWPGKVVAVLFLPSCNFRCLYCHNHELVFLPEKYPDFPLEEIVKNLRKRKGWIDGICLTGGEPTLHPWLLPLIRYLKSAAGLTPPGVSLGIKLDTNGTRPEVLQGLMGEGLLDYVAMDLKGPLEAHRYASIAGVPLGEEGLARIQASIQILLQGPGDYEFRTTLVPTFIGEEEVYTLARRVRGAKRYTLQNFDPRDPLDESLKNVAPFDEQTLRQMQERVNEIIKEKVASSEFQVSS
- the gmhA gene encoding D-sedoheptulose 7-phosphate isomerase, which translates into the protein MKDEIMQTFRESADLKVRFIRQNAEVLGQAVGMVVEAFKAGNKVLLFGNGGSAADAQHIAAEFVNRYQIERPPLPAIALTTDTSILTSISNDYGYIDSFSKQVKALGREGDVAIGISTSGTAANVIKAIKAAKEMGLKTISLTGGDGGDLAKLTDIALVVDSPITPRIQEVHITIGHVLCEMVDRMLFQKPT
- a CDS encoding deoxyhypusine synthase family protein gives rise to the protein MSWKNFACPVRAPASFKKFLGSLPNILAAKDFKEIVERIQKAHQKGKPVVLGMGAHPIKVGLNPLIVHLMEKGVIQALAMNGAGIIHDFEVAFGGKTSEDVATGIGQGTFGMARETGQMINEAINEGWPKGWGIGRSVGEMIRERKFPYRGKSITAVGVKMGIPVTVHVAMGTDIIHLHPQACGEAIGGAGHVDFRLFAAMISQLQGGVYLNLGSAVIMPEVFLKALTLVRNLGYRVTHFTTVNMDFLPHYRPLTNVVRRPTLEGGKGFHLTGHHEIMFPLLTAALLEEIGSQGPRGQGVKGK